In the Brettanomyces bruxellensis chromosome 3, complete sequence genome, ATAGGCTTTGGAAATTCTGCCAATGGAACTGCAACTAATGTGGATGTATCTCCAAATACTGCCGGTTCAAACAAGATATCTAACGGCTCGATTGTCAACTTAACGACACCAAATTCCAGCATTACCAGGGATAGTGGTGGAAGAACTAACATTAAGACGCACTCAAAATGGAGAATATCAGCGCTATCAAAAGCGATCGGAAGTagtaaatttatttctggCGGGAAGGATTCATCTGTTTGTTTCCCTGGACGAAATCTTACAGATTCAACTTTTAATTCACAGGACGAGCAACTTGATCGAAATGACAGCGAGAAAGTCGGGAATAGCCCCTCTGCAATGTTGGTTTCCCGATCGCCCCGTTAGCAACACAGGATAATGCCCAAATTAATAATATAGGATTGGTGAATAATGATAAAGTTTCAGATAATATGCTACATTTGCTATTTCAGGGACGTAACTCCAATATGCCGACGGATAATGGCTCAATAACATCCATAAGTGAGTCGACAAGCAATGAAAACGCAAACGATGAGCAATATATTAAGGATGACGGTGGCTCGACAGTTCATACTGGATACTCAAATCAGAACTTTTCACGGTCTGACAAGCCAATTGCTGGCAAGACTATAAAAATACATGCTGGTTCTGGCGTAAAAATGCCTAAAACTATCATGGAAATTTTGAAGACGAATCCGCTACCAAAGTCTCTTGCAATAGATCGCTTTGGGATTCCTACAACATCATTAAATGTTCAGCCCATGGCACGATATCTTCTTAATTATTACATAGAAGATGTCGCTGATATGATGACAGTTATTCCATTGCCAAAAAATCCTTGgaaatttatatattttcctcGGGCTATGATGGCCATAGGAGAACTTGCCGCCACTGGGCAAACATCCAATGCAAGGAACGGCCTCTTAAATGCTTTATTGGCAGTTTCTGCTTTCAATTTGCAAAGCAAATTTGAAAGGGGATCAgatgaaatgaaatattatGTCAATTTGGGTGTTCAACTTCGTCAACAAGCAAACAGCTTTTTAAATAAATGCCTCCAGGAAGATATATTCAGACAGAAGTACAAGGATGTTCTATGTGCAGTGCTTTCAATGGTTACAATTGATGTTGTATGGGGAACACACTATGCCTGTAAGATACATTTAGACCATTGCGAAAAGATTAtcgaaaagaagatgaaagtaaaaaagaaattgtcACCCAAGGCAATTATCCTGCATAgaattttttcatctttgaaGTTGCTACAAGATTCTACATGTATTGATCAtgtttcaaaagatgaaatatttttgaatgaGAGTAATTATGATAAGTTCATAACGGGTGCAAAGCCCACTGCAGAACAATTGGAAAAGTTTTTTAATACACATTTTCATGATATGTTTAAAGGAAGTCAGCTCAGAAGGCAGTTTGCAAAATCAACACATGGATCAAATCCTAGGAGCATTCAGGATTCTTTCAGTAGTATTTTTAAGAAGCAACAAAATACAGTCTCACAAAGTAGACGAAAAAGAGTTGGAAAGTATAACGAACGCATCACTGATAATGGTAAAGTTACGATTGAATTCATTATGAATAGTGATGACGAAGGAGtgcatcatcctcatcaccatcatcatttgaggaaaaataatgatacaAATAACGCTGATAATGAAAGCGATAATGCTAGTACAGGTATTGTTACAGAAGAGTCATCTCAAGACGAGTCccagaaagaaaatctGGATGTGCCTGCATTTATTGGAATTACAAGATCAAGCTTTCAGCCTAGTAAGAATAAATTGGATGATAAAATGGTTTCCTCCGATGCTATATACGGGCTTCCAAATTCGTTAATTTTGATGTTCAGTGAGGTTGTTCATTTgacaaaatttaaaaggTATCATACTGAAAATGATCTTCCAATCCCCTCATTTTTTGAGGGTTTAACGATGCAGCTTGAGTACAAGTTGTTGACTTGGAAACTTGAATGGAAACTTGCTGAGGCTGATGAAGGTAAATCAGTTAAtaaggatgatgattctaAGGAGGATAATGATGCCAACAATGCCGATGAAACTTTAAATCTCAATGAAAAGAGTATCAATCAGCAGCGAAACTTTATATCCCCAAGACATGAAGGAATATATCATCATGTGATGTCATTCTACTATGGACtcataatatatttttacaGATTCGTTGAAGATATGAACCCAATGTATCTACAAGACAAAGTCGAAAAAGTTCTCCGTCACCTTAATGCTATCCAAgaaattcttcaaaagcaCCCGGAAACATCTTATATTATACCGTTGTTCTGGCAGGGTTTTATGGCTGGTTCTGAAGCCATGACTGTTTATCTACAAAATGGCTTTAATCTTTGGGGTCAGCACATAGCACAGACTGGTATTGGTACATATTGGAATGCACGGCAGATAATGATGGAAATATGGCGGCGAAAGAATCATAATGTCAAGAATAATACATGGGTCGATGTTCTGAGGGATTGGAAAACAAATGTTATGTTAACTTGATCTAAGTCTATCTTTACATCACTATTGCTTTTAAGCAGTTACAGATTATCcaaatatttattcttcGTACTTCTTTgctatatatattttatgggatatttgcatttttaaGTAAAGTGTGATTACAATTTATGTACCTAACTCAATTTCTTAATTATTATCGTGTCCTTTAATCACCTTCAAATCAGCTATTTGACCGACCACAATATTCGCCCCCTATTAATAGCGATATGCTTAcctgtctttttttttcatatcgTCCCGATCAGTTCTCGGCCCAGATACCTcgataatataaaaagaacagTATTTCCTTGGTGACATGGTGTTTTGAATATTGCCATCTGTGAATTGTATCTTCGAAAGCTGGgtatatatttattgtcAGCTATGTTTAAAGGATTAAATGGGATAAGGAttgcttttatttcttttactttttctcTATTGGTTTCTGCACAGCAGTTTCCGATAGATTCAGGTGAGGCTGGGGTTAAAAAGCCTCCTATAAACTACACACCCAAAAGTATAAAGTCGTTCCATGACACTCCATTTGCAAATTGGGATAATTTTACAAACAGCATTATTGATGAAAGTGCTGGAGTTACGTTTGGGGAGATTAATAGATTTGACGCCGAACAGCTTTCGCTACTAAAACAAATTCTACAGATGAATTTCTTTAGGATTTTTAGattaaatctttttaaGGAATGTCCATTTTGGTCTGGAAGCAGTGGATTTTGTACCGATAGAAGCTGTGCAGTTGATACTATATCTGACTGGAAAGATTTGCCGGATATTTGGCAACCAGAAGCTCTAGGAGCTTTGGCTAACGTTTCGGCAGCACCTAAAGTTCCAAATGATCAAAACAAAGATTATTGTGAGTTGGATGAAATTAATGATGAAACGGTGTTTGTTGACTTGATAGAGAATCCTGAAAGATTTACAGGTTATGGTGGTGATCAATCATTTCAGATTTGGAAGCTTATCTATTCGGAGAATTGTTTCAATCTGGGACATGATCAATGCATGGAAAAAAACTTCTTCTATAAATTGATTAGTGGTATGCATGCATCAATCTCTACACATCTCAGTCATGGATTCATTGATttaaaaacaaaagaatATGGTCCAAACCTACAACAATTTATGTTTCGGGTTGGAAATTTCC is a window encoding:
- a CDS encoding uncharacterized protein (BUSCO:EOG09261JR0), whose product is MCKGIPIEKVSSGEVSEKVLQNNDGGKSNTAKNLSVSTSNGTYQKVQLHDKQKYESTDPSKENIEEYNLKYPKTLKILKENDSKIPKRNNKGSGRSDDVKSVKKNSKSVSAKDKKELTPSTPAKKKQKRTKTFRGCYTCRRRKIACDLGRPVCERCRRSGYVCEGYDVKLRWTLPIEFDRYGDQLPAKTSPECPYFQRRAIDFVVYSDHTAYHYYDEMDKDLANLHNMYIPSITTRTTILGHFGAFRGVDILSLAPKLRRKATRGMKGSKSKLLPMDGMRAQSISSTVISDHQEQVPGTPRSVTSMSTTTTGSAALNPGLSNSNGSYVGGFNNGNIAPPGNEWLSNELLDAALLTASAINGDTHFLDMLKPGDIKADDIGFGNSANGTATNVDVSPNTAGSNKISNGSIVNLTTPNSSITRDSGGRTNIKTHSKWRISALSKAIGSSKFISGGKDSSVCFPGRNLTDSTFNSQDEQLDRNDSEKDNAQINNIGLVNNDKVSDNMLHLLFQGRNSNMPTDNGSITSISESTSNENANDEQYIKDDGGSTVHTGYSNQNFSRSDKPIAGKTIKIHAGSGVKMPKTIMEILKTNPLPKSLAIDRFGIPTTSLNVQPMARYLLNYYIEDVADMMTVIPLPKNPWKFIYFPRAMMAIGELAATGQTSNARNGLLNALLAVSAFNLQSKFERGSDEMKYYVNLGVQLRQQANSFLNKCLQEDIFRQKYKDVLCAVLSMVTIDVVWGTHYACKIHLDHCEKIIEKKMKVKKKLSPKAIILHRIFSSLKLLQDSTCIDHVSKDEIFLNESNYDKFITGAKPTAEQLEKFFNTHFHDMFKGSQLRRQFAKSTHGSNPRSIQDSFSSIFKKQQNTVSQSRRKRVGKYNERITDNGKVTIEFIMNSDDEGVHHPHHHHHLRKNNDTNNADNESDNASTGIVTEESSQDESQKENLDVPAFIGITRSSFQPSKNKLDDKMVSSDAIYGLPNSLILMFSEVVHLTKFKRYHTENDLPIPSFFEGLTMQLEYKLLTWKLEWKLAEADEGKSVNKDDDSKEDNDANNADETLNLNEKSINQQRNFISPRHEGIYHHVMSFYYGLIIYFYRFVEDMNPMYLQDKVEKVLRHLNAIQEILQKHPETSYIIPLFWQGFMAGSEAMTVYLQNGFNLWGQHIAQTGIGTYWNARQIMMEIWRRKNHNVKNNTWQFPIDSGEAGVKKPPINYTPKSIKSFHDTPFANWDNFTNSIIDESAGVTFGEINRFDAEQLSLLKQILQMNFFRIFRLNLFKECPFWSGSSGFCTDRSCAVDTISDWKDLPDIWQPEALGALANVSAAPKVPNDQNKDYCELDEINDETVFVDLIENPERFTGYGGDQSFQIWKLIYSENCFNLGHDQCMEKNFFYKLISGMHASISTHLSHGFIDLKTKEYGPNLQQFMFRVGNFPDRIENIYLNYILVLKALIKLESLGILDSLEYCDDDHFNQSSTEIKVELGELIKPSYQLGNDKETCLFDENGLFQSSNAAEIKDEFKVNFRNVSKLMDCVGCDRCRLWGKIETIGYGTALKVLFDLQDTKNFEPSRYNISNVELVALVNTFGGLSKSIEAVQEFKSMYDKALIEETTGKKKEDGKKHIPNMDVFENKDEIVDFTNPKVFESAGSASQSSSGYDDIVFPEQSHSSTVKEAFFTELDNVWKTLQLIFRSYKVFPKIAYNWCLIRIVYYWNRFIGHVQQDFDVNRLYHEEL